The genomic DNA GAGCTGCACATGAAGGACAGGCTGGTCACGCTGGTTGGCGGTGGCGGTTTTCTCGGCCGCTACGTCGCGCAGGCGTTGCTCGAAACAGGTGCGCGGGTGCGCATCGCGCAGCGCGATCCGCGCGAGGCGTGGTTCTTGAAGCCGCTCGGCGGGCTGGGGCAGACGCAGTTCGTCGCGGCCGACATCACCCGGCCCGACACGTTTGCGCGCGCCATCGCCGGCGCGGACGCGGTCGTGAACCTCGTCGGCAGCTTCACCGGCGATCTCGATCGCATCCATGTCGCCGGCCCGCGCGCGCTCGCCGAGGCGGCCCGTGCAGCAGGCGTGTCGGCGTTCGTCCACGTCTCGGCGATCGGCGCCGATCCGCAGGCGCCCTCGCGCTATGGCCAGACCAAGGGCGCGGGCGAGGCCGCAGTGCGCGAGGCCTTCCCGCAAGCAACCATCATGCGCCCCTCGACCGTGTTTGGCCGCGAGGACCAGTTCG from Sphingomonas radiodurans includes the following:
- a CDS encoding complex I NDUFA9 subunit family protein, with amino-acid sequence MKDRLVTLVGGGGFLGRYVAQALLETGARVRIAQRDPREAWFLKPLGGLGQTQFVAADITRPDTFARAIAGADAVVNLVGSFTGDLDRIHVAGPRALAEAARAAGVSAFVHVSAIGADPQAPSRYGQTKGAGEAAVREAFPQATIMRPSTVFGREDQFVNMFAGMIAKLPVVPVLKPGARFQPVFAGDVSAAIVAALRDPAQFGGRTFELGGPDVLTMLELQQWIARAIGRKPAFVPLPDAAGSLLAALPGAPISRDQWKLLQSDTVVGESAHGLAALGITPTPLAAVAPGWLVRYQRLGRFASPRAA